In Anabas testudineus chromosome 12, fAnaTes1.2, whole genome shotgun sequence, one genomic interval encodes:
- the scarb1 gene encoding scavenger receptor class B member 1 isoform X5, with protein MAINKSALGVSVVVLGVLAVVLGVVLVFVGPVVIDDQVVKNTVLDPKNEFSYTMWRDVPVPFFMAVYFFHVVNPKEILNGEKPMVEQRGPYVYRKTIQKDNITFHPNNTVSYREYRSYFFEPSMSVGNESDVVTIPNMLVLGASIMMENLPRGLRVLLSATFKAFNEEAFLTKPVGELMWGYDSKLVDFLNKYLPGMLPTSGKFGLFAEFNNSNTGLFTIFTGKDDIRKVHRVDSWNGLTTLSYWRTPQCNMINGTAGQLWPPFMTKESTLPFYSPDACRSLELLYQRQGYFKGVPLYRFNAPKTLFANGTEYPPNEGFCPCRQSGLLNVSSCRHNSPVFISQPHFFNADPVLLDYVLGLHPSEEEHETFIEIHPLTGVPLNVAVRLQLNLYLKKVDGIGETGSISEVVMPMIWFQETGYIDGPVLSTFRNNLVVLPAVMEYAQYGFIGIGLVVLLIGVLLLYKAKRTRTNATVVLENPGASDKEPVNASHDHETKGKYEINKSDTQK; from the exons ATGGCAATTAACAAATCCGCGCTCGGTGTGTCGGTGGTAGTCTTAGGAGTCCTGGCCGTGGTCCTTGGGGTGGTTCTGGTTTTCGTGGGACCAGTAGTTATCGACGATCAAGTAGTGAAG aATACAGTCCTGGACCCGAAGAATGAGTTCTCCTACACCATGTGGAGGGACGTCCCTGTCCCCTTCTTCATGGCAGTTTATTTCTTCCACGTCGTCAACCCCAAGGAGATACTGAACGGAGAGAAGCCGATGGTGGAGCAGAGAGGACCTTATGTTTACAG AAAAACCATTCAGAAGGACAACATCACGTTTCATCCCAACAACACCGTGTCCTACAGAGAATACAGGAGTTACTTCTTCGAGCCTTCCATGTCTGTAGGGAACGAGTCTGATGTTGTCACGATCCCCAACATGTTGGTGCTG GGCGCATCAATAATGATGGAGAACCTGCCCCGTGGGCTGCGTGTCCTGCTCAGCGCCACCTTCAAGGCGTTCAACGAGGAAGCGTTTCTGACCAAGCCAGTGGGGGAGCTGATGTGGGGTTACGACAGTAAACTAGTCGACTTCCTTAATAAGTATCTGCCGGGAATGCTGCCCACATCAGGAAAGTTTGGCCTCTTTGCTGAA TTCAACAACTCCAACACTGGCCTCTTCACCATCTTCACGGGAAAAGACGACATCAGGAAAGTTCATAGAGTCGATTCCTGGAACGGCCTGACCACA CTGAGTTACTGGCGCACTCCTCAGTGCAACATGATCAATGGAACAGCTGGACAGTTGTGGCCTCCCTTCATGACAAAAGAGAGCACTTTACCTTTCTACAGCCCCGACGCCTGCAG atctTTAGAGCTTCTTTATCAGCGTCAAGGCTACTTTAAGGGTGTTCCTCTCTATCGATTTAATGCACCCAAAACCCTGTTTGCCAACGGGACCGAGTACCCGCCCAATGAAGGTTTCTGTCCCTGTCGACAGTCTGGTCTTCTGAATGTCAGCAGCTGTCGCCACA ACTCTCCGGTCTTCATCTCTCAGCCTCACTTCTTTAACGCTGATCCTGTGCTGCTGGACTATGTTCTGGGCCTTCACCCCAGTGAGGAAGAGCATGAGACCTTCATAGAGATTCACCCa CTAACAGGCGTGCCTCTAAATGTGGCTGTCCGCCTGCAGCTCAACCTCTATTTGAAGAAAGTGGATGGAATTGG AGAAACTGGCAGCATTTCTGAGGTGGTGATGCCCATGATCTGGTTTCAGGAG aCCGGGTATATAGATGGACCCGTCCTCTCCACATTCCGCAACAACCTGGTTGTTCTACCCGCTGTGATGGAGTATGCACAGTACGGCTTCATAGGTATCGGCCTGGTGGTATTATTAATCGGCGTCCTGCTGCTTTACAAAGCAAAG AGAACTCGTACAAACGCCACAGTGGTGCTGGAGAACCCCGGG GCCTCCGACAAAGAGCCGGTAAATGCCTCACATGACCATGAAACAAAGGGGAAATATGAAATTAATAAGTCAG acacacaaaaataa